DNA sequence from the Coffea eugenioides isolate CCC68of chromosome 9, Ceug_1.0, whole genome shotgun sequence genome:
TTAGAACATCAGTAGCAGATCAGTAGGATATCCAATTTATGAAGGCATCTTGAGTTGTCTTAATATATGGCTTTAAGGACACGTAGCCATGTGAATTTACACTGCTTTGGACGACACGCCCATTTGTCATTAGTGTTTTTCGAAGCTAagctatgctgacacttttaattgccaggagttttttccctgttttttttttatatggaagcaacctgcaattagtcctccctgctgtacattccatcaaccagaatcccaagggacttgtaaaattatcccaaagagcAGAATGCATATAGCAATTTAAAAGAAGAAGTCGATACTCAAATATAATTCATTAAATTAAAAGTCGGTAACAAGTACAAACGTAGCAAGTATTAAAATCCCAAACAAGTACTAAAACATTCTCATGTACACAAACTTGAAATACTTTCTTGTGCACAAACTAAAAGATTCTCATCCCTAACAAGTTGAAAGAACTAACAGTAGCTTCCAAACTTTACAATGAAATGAGAGCTTTCAGTCATAACCACGAAGTCCCCATCAATCTTCAGCTGGTTCCACCTATGCACAGTTTGTGGGGGATCATTAGATCATCATACTAACAAGAGCTTTCCAGAAAAGCCACAATGTATTTGCTAAAGATCAAATTAAATTGCCATGATTCCAGAGGCGAAGCCATTCATGATGAGACCTAAGAGCCACGATGTAAAGACATGAACCCCTTTTCCACTACTCTGGATTAGGCCACGAGCCATGTCATTTTGTTTGATTCAAAGTTAGGAACCATTCTAAGGATTTAAATTTGTTCAAATTTTCTGTATTCCACGAAATAATCACTTCCAGGGGGAAATTTTGCAACCCACTCACACTTAAGATCAATCTGCTATCAATGAAAAACTAAACCTTGTATCCACTCAGTAACATAAAGTCAACTGCTAACAAAACTAGTTACATGCATTTCATATCGGCAATTACAGGACAGATCAATGCGTAAAGTTAAAAGCTTTCAGAATAAGTATTAGCAACTCAATGCCCATAAAGCCAATACATAAATGTGCAGCAGTAGCGGATCATGAAGCTTTAGTTGCATTTACTTCTTAAATATTAGCTAGAGAAAAGATCATAACGTTTCCCACCTAGAAGCTTTAATTTCATCTATTAGTTACCACCTCATACTTGCCAACAACCATAATCACACCACTCATCCTCTTATACCAACCACAAAGTCCAATAAACCCAATCTCCTGCCCCCTGACCCTCCTCTTCCCCAcccccacccaaaaaaaaaaagaaaactaaaaaaagaaagaacagaACAAGAAATGGTTCTTGGAACATTTACAATTTTCACAACCCTTTCACAACAAACACATGTAAAGCACTAATGAACATCATCTGGAGGCCCAATTGAATCAAACAAAACTGACTACTAGTCTTCAATTTACTGTACAACCACTAACCACCGATATGATTACTACCAAAAATGCATCTACAAAGCAGAAGCAACCTCTTTAATTCATAAAACAGAGTACAAAATCAACCCATTTTAGTACTCAACTTCCATCCTTAAAATCCAGAAAAGGCCATGTAACATCCTTAATCTTCCTCACAAAGACTAAAGACCGTTCTTTGATCAGCTTATACCAAAACCCCACAAAATTAAAACACATATTTTTCAGTTTCAAGAAAAATCATGAGCCAAGATTTACCTTTAGAGAAAACTTAAAGCAACCCTTCCGGTACACAGACTGGAAAACTTAATGATGTATTGCTGTCCTATCCTTGACCAGGGCCTTTTAAATACTTAATGTAATTACCTAGTAGATCAAGAATTTAGTTTCTTTTTGGTGTTAATGTTTTCCACATGAATCAAGAGtttgttttatcttttcttGGCTTCCTCGTGAATCAGGGAATGTAGAAAATGGAAACATAAGAGAGATCACTCAATAAAAAATCTATACTAGGTTGTTTTCGTATTTATGGTGAAACCATATATTACCTAATAACTTTTCAGTACATCAAATTGCAATCATGGACAGCAAAATGTGCATTGCATCCGTTGCTTTCGCGAAAAATTTGAACTATACTAAAAGGAATGTCCTAAAATTTTTACCTCCAAAGGAGGGAAGTTCTGCATTAGTGCTCATAAGAAGCTGTGCTTTTGTTCCTGTGCAGAGtctccatttcctttctttaaGGTAAAAGTGTTTTGAGAGGCATTCATTGCTAAAGTTTCTTGATACAAAGCCTGCAAAAATAGTTTCCCCAAATTTTAGCAAAGACAAAAGCgaggctaaatcaaatgcttgtaTGAGAAAGATAGTTTACCATTTATCATTGCCAGATATACTCTCATTGCCCTACTTCCTAGATTGCAATTCAACTTTCAAAGCCTTAAGAAGGTCTTGCATTTCAATTTGTTGGTTTTGCATTTCAGCTTGTCAGTTCTCTAGCCTTTGCATAAGTTGCTATTGAGCTAGTCCTAAAATTATACATCTCAAACTACACAACATCAACTCCCAAGTTTGAAAAAGAATAACCAAAGGAGATTTCAAGTCATGAACAACCCCTCCATATGATACATACCCAGCCTACTCAATCAGATTGaatttgagggaaaaaaaatagggTCAGATCAAGCACATAACATCCCATTTGTTCCAATTTGGCGTACCCATACAAAAGCTCCAATTAGCTTGCTGGATAAACTAAATCAACCCCAAAAACTAGTGGCAAAACACATCTAATTTAATGTTTTCTAAGTTTGTTGAGTAGGTTTGTCTAATGAGGGAAAGAAGCAGAAAGTATGGTCAACATTTTACACTACCAATGACAAcaaccaaaattttccaaccGCTGGTCAATTTTTGTTCAACTCTCCCCCTACCAAGTCCAGCCGTAGTTGGGTTTTGTGCAAAAAATGGTTGGGAAGTAGCAAGTCCTTCCCAAGCGGGCCAAGAGGCAGATGATGCAATTAATCTAGGGGATTCATGATGACAAggcaaaaattttgaacaattttttcCCCTAAGCTGAGGCTGAGGCTAAATACAGATCAGAAAATACAGATCAGAAAACACTAAAGTTGACCACTAAAAGCAAGCATATATACTCCAAAAAACATGACTTCTATTTTAAGTTCAAAATAGAAGTCATCTCTaagaaatattttcaagtttttggaGCCTCCAGAGTCCAATGACAAGCTGGATGGTCTAAAGAGCAGGGTCAAGTTCAAGATCATGAGCTTGAAAGTAAAAGGTGACATGGATTATGTACCAGAGCTGTTTGATGAGCAAAGGGATCAAGTTGCAGTTGAACAGATTCTGCGGGTTATTTTCCTGGAGCCTGATCATCTTACCCCTGCACTCGAAAAACTGAATCGTCAACTAGCTGAGGCTGAAGCTAAGCTTGAGGTACGCAAAAGGCCTCCTCTAGAGGACAAAGGTCTAAGAGTTCAGATTCCTAAGTCCTAGCGTAGCAAGGTTTGGAAAGAGCAAGACATAGATTGGCATAAGCACACAGATAGAACATGAAGAAGGCGACAGCATTAAATCCAAGTGAAGCTTAAGCAAATCTAGAATAAGGAGGAAAAGCCAGTGAAGTTTCAACACCCAAACTACACATAAATGAGACTAGCATTAACCTTCACTTCCAGCGTGTATCCACGGGTAGCAAGCAGCTATAATCTTCTGTATTCTCTTCATGACGCGTCTTCTCGTGGTAGATGCTTCTTCACCAGAACTGCTCCCAGAAGCTGAGGAATTTCCACTTCCACCAAAGTAGTCTATGTTGCCAAATCTTTCCTCACCCTCACCCCATAAGCTCGCTTGAAGTGTAGCTTCCCTTTCTCTATTGTATACATACTGCAATTTGGACCTAAAATACGGCAACACAACCTACACAACGTTTATCCAACTCAGAACACAGTAAACAAACtctactaaaaataaaaaaagccaGAAGCTTGCTTGAGTGTCAAAAAGGAAGGATCTTTGACAACAGAAACATATCCAGCATTAAAAAACGACCAATCGAGAGTAATGAGAACAACCGATAAAAAAAAGGACTTATTTCAAAAATTATGAATCGTCACATAGACAAAATTCTTCTCCATTATGCAAAACATGAAGTAACTGAATTTAAGGAGTACCAAAAGAAAACGAAACAATTACCAAAAATACAACAGAGAGGATTTTCTGGCGTTTCTCTAAACCATTATGATGAATTGCGTCAGCAGGGGAATCCAATGGCAAAATCTTCTTCTTGCTGTGAATATTATCCTTTGTTTTTACTTTAATATTAACCGCTCTTCTTCTCAACCCATAAAGAGACTCGGCAAAAGAAGCATCGGTTGTTCTCAAGCTGTGGGTTTCCAAGACAAGCATTAGCAAAGCGAAGAATTCATCCTCATAGTCCAGGATTTTGTGAATAAAGGGTCTTCTTAAAGCCAATACctacaaaacaaaacaagcccAGTTACtgaattaaaacaaaaaagaagacaaaaaaacAAGAATTTTGATGAAAATTGAAGAACCCAGATGGAGTTTGAACTTTGAGTAGCTTACGCCGAGAGAGTAAGTGAGAGCAGCACGAAGACTAGAAGGGAGCTGTTGGGCAGCGGCCATTTCGAAGAAGGTGGGACGAGTCCCTTGTCCTCCTACGATATCTTCGAGCTTGTGGCCGGATTCCTTACCGGAATTGCCTAATTCTTTTGCTAAGAAATAATTTCTGGAGAATCTGAACTCGTCCTCTTTGATGGTGCGACGGGACGGCAGAGATAGGGAGCAGAGGAGAGGAAATTGGCCGAGAGAGGAGGGCAAAAATTGGTATTTCAGATTTAGGCAGACAACCAAGAAAAATCAATTTAGGGCAAAAATTTATCATGTAATTACATATCTTCAATGGGAAAACATGGGTAGTTTGATTGTGGAGAGATTCAATAGAAAAAACTCTTCGGGGAAagcaaaattttggccaagagTTTTGACAGATAAtttgccgagagagagagagagagagagagagagagagagagtttgtgAGAGAGATAAGAGAAGCAAAATTTCAGCAGGCAAAATGAGGTTTTGAAATTTCACTAAGTGTTTTGGCAAAGCAATCTTCCGCCAAAATCAAACGACGCCATTTTgtgttctaatttttttttggtgcatCTCACATTTTTTCAAATGTCATGATAGGTAGTCTAAAGACACATTATTATTCttatatcagataaaataaaataaaaaagagtatAAATTATTGATTTGATAACAAGTGTAATGATAGAAGTGCTATAATGACACAAACCATCAAGTGTCCTCGTATGTATGTCAGGAAAGGctatttttgttgtagtgattATCATTACTCTCTTTAAAGGTGCGAAAGTGGGTTGAAGGAAACGGACAAACACAGTCGGTGGCTCACAAACGCAATTCACAGCCCAATTGCAAGCAGCAGGTCACGTGAACGGCGCATGGCGGACGACAACTTTTCAGCAAATCACCAATTGACATGTCAGCAAAAACACACACCTTCGGGCAAGTTCCTAAGCACTTAGTCTACCTAAAATGGTGAAAGGAAGAAGAggtttttgaccaaaaaaaaataataagagagaagaagaggagaGGAAGACGATCAAGCAGATGCAGAAACATCTGAAGGCCTTTTATCTTgcaatgtaaaaaaaaataaacaacatTAGTTTGCTCCAAAAGCTACAACTAAACTCCTCATCTCGctcaaaaaaagggaaaaaattaaaTGGCTAGATTATTTTTGGCAGAGGAAGAAAGAAGCTCggagcaaattattttttttcttctcaccAAGACAGATAGAAGAtaagaagatgaagatgatgttgaaaaaaaaaagatggaagaaTGAAGAGTGAGATGATGAtcatgaagaaggaaaagatCAGGGGCGTCTCGGTGATGCTGAAGAGTGAGGGACCATGGACTGAGAGGAGAGGAAAGGACTGTTCAGAATTCTGAAGCATGGAGTAGTCAATTCTTACCAAACCCACATGGGTTTCTTTAGGaagcaaagaaaggaaaaagaaaataaaggtgcGAAAATGGGTTGAAGGAAAAGGACAATTACTATTATCATTACTCTCTTTAAATGTGCGAAAGTGGGTTGAAGGAAACGGACAAACACAGTCGGTGGCTCACAAACGCAATTCACAGCCCAATTGCAAGCAGCAGGTCACGTGAACGGCGCATGGCGGACGACAACTTTTCAGCAAATCACCAATTGACATGTCAGCAAAAACACACACCTTCGGGCAAGTTCCTAAGCATTTAGTCTACCTAAAATGGTGAAAGGAAGAAGAggtttttgaccaaaaaaaaataataagagagaagaagaggagaGGAAGACGATCAAGCAGATGCAGAAACATCTGAAGGCCTTTTATCTTgcaatgtaaaaaaaaataaacaacatTAGTTTGCTCCAAAAGCTACAACTAAACTCCTCATCTCGctcagaaaaagggaaaaaattaaaTGGCTAGATTATTTTTGGCAGAGGAAGAAAGAAGCTCggagcaaattattttttttcttctcaccAAGACAGATAGAAGAtaagaagatgaagatgatgttgaaaaaaaaaagatggaagaaTGAAGAGTGAGATGATGAtcatgaagaaggaaaagatCAGGGGCGTCTCGGTGATGCTGAAGAGTGAGGGACCATGGACTGAGAGGAGAGGAAAGGACTGTTCAGAATTCTGAAGCATGGAGTAGTCAATTCTTACCAAACCCACATGGGTTTCTTTAGGaagcaaagaaaggaaaaagaaaataaaggtgcGAAAGTGGGTTGAAGGAAAAGGACAATTACTATTATCATTACTCTCTTTAAAGGTGCGAAAGTGGGTTGAAGGAAACGGACAAACACAGTCGGTGGCTCACAAACGCAATTCACAGCCCAATTGCAAGCAGCAGGTCACGTGAACGGCGCATGGCGGACGACAACTTTTCAGCAAATCACCAATTGACATGTCAGCAAAAACACACACCTTCGGGCAAGTTCCTAAGCACTTAGTCTACCTTAGGTTGAAGAAGTTCTTGAAAACCATAGTAAAATAAGCTCACTTAAGAGGGACGAATGTGATTCACTTAACAACATATACTAAACTAGGTAAGTGACTTATATATACTGTAGACTGAAAAAATGCTTGTATCCACCATTTTGTCTAACATTTTCCTTATGCTGATCATCCCTATGAGGTTCTTTTTCTCGAGAACATGATGCATTCTTGTGGTAGTGCCGTTCAACTTTTGGGCTCCTTTTCATTTATGATTTAACATATGTTCTTCAATCAGCATACAACTATACAAGGGTTCACATTGCCTCTAACTGATACCATTTTCTCGATCAACAGGGACTTGATTGAAGCCTAATACAGAAGAAGATGCTCTGATTGCAGGTTCCTATTAAAATTGGCCCACAAGTTGGCAAATATGGAAAGCAACATGCCTGACTCTTTTGTAATTCTTTATCACTGTCCAGATGCTGCACTCTCCTTGCTAGATGAGGATTTAAGGGAAGTTTGCTTTCCCCGTTTTGTTT
Encoded proteins:
- the LOC113782129 gene encoding peroxisome biogenesis protein 12-like encodes the protein LNLKYQFLPSSLGQFPLLCSLSLPSRRTIKEDEFRFSRNYFLAKELGNSGKESGHKLEDIVGGQGTRPTFFEMAAAQQLPSSLRAALTYSLGVLALRRPFIHKILDYEDEFFALLMLVLETHSLRTTDASFAESLYGLRRRAVNIKVKTKDNIHSKKKILPLDSPADAIHHNGLEKRQKILSVVFLVVLPYFRSKLQYVYNREREATLQASLWGEGEERFGNIDYFGGSGNSSASGSSSGEEASTTRRRVMKRIQKIIAACYPWIHAGSEG